TCTTGATAGTTTTTGCTGTTTTCAAGAATAGCTATCTATTTAATGTGTTTTCAAACACTGAGGTTTTGCTTGATACAATAAAAAGAAAAATGCTCATGAACCTTTCTTATTTTGTATCCTATCCATTGACCATTTTGCTTAGTTGTTGCTTTGTGATTTTAAGTATCTTAGTTTTGACCAAAAATAAGATTTTAGTTTTGAGCTCACTAGAGAGAGAAAAGATAAAATTGTTTATTATAATCACTATGTTTGCATGGCTTTTGAACGATTCAGGTACAATAATTGCTGGTCTGTTATTAGGATTTTTAAACTTGAGTATATACATTACAAAGCTGGTGAAAGATTATGCAGTACATTAAACTTGGAAGTACCTCACTTTATGTAAGCAAAATATGTTTCGGTACTCTTACCATCGGACCGCTTCAAAAAAAATTATCAGTTGAAGATGGAGCAAGGCTTTTAGCGTATGCGTATCAAAAAGGTATAAATTTTGTTGATACTGCTGAGCTGTATGAGACTTATGAGTATATAAGAAAGTCAATCCAGATAAGCGGAATACGACCTGTGATATCTACAAAATCATATGCTTATGATAAAAAATCAGCAGAGTTTTCTTTATATAAGGCTTTGAAAGAGCTGGATGTTGATTACATAGACCTATTTATGCTCCATGAACAAGAAGGTGAGCATACTTTCAAAGGACATTATGAAGCAGTTGAGTATTTTTTAAAAGCAAAAGAGAAAGGGTATATAAAACATTTTGGCATTTCTACCCACTATGTAAAGGCGGTAAAAGATGCCATCAAATATCCAGAAATTGAAGTTATCCATCCAATATTTAACTACAAAGGAATCGGAATTGTAGATGGTACAGTTGATGAGATGGCTGAGGCGATAAAACAAGCCTACATACATGGCAAAGGAATTTTTGCTATGAAAATATTTGGTGGGGGCAACCTCCTTTCTAATTTTAGGCAAGCGCTTGAATTTATATTTGACTTTCCTTATCTTCATTCTGTTGCAATTGGTATGCAAAGTATATTTGAGGTTGACTATAATATTAGATGCTTTGAAGAAAAGAAGGTTTACTTGAACAAAGAATTATTAGAGAATGTAAAGACAAAAAAGCTTCATGTTGAAAGCTGGTGTGAAGGCTGTGGAGAGTGTGCCTTGCATTGCCACCAAAATGCATTGTCTGTGAAAGATGGAAAGGTGGTTGTTGATTACTCCAGATGTCTTTGCTGTGGATACTGCAGCAGCTATTGTAAGCTTTTTGCTTTGAAAGTAATCTGAAGCAAATTGGAAAAGTAGAAAGGTGGTTGCAAATTGAGGATTCTATGTCTTGACATAGGTAACAGCAGAGTTGGTGTTGCAATTTCTGACCCACTCAAAATTACTGCTCAACCGGTTATGACAATTGAGCTCAAAAATAAAGATTTGTTTGATGAGCTTGACAAGATATTTCAAAGATACAGTATAGAAAAGGTTGTAATAGGCTATCCTCTTTCTAAGCTGCATCCTGACCTGAAGGATGAAAAGCTAAAAAAAATTGATGAGATTTCTGAAAAGATTGGGAGTAGATACAATGTAGAGATTGTAAAATGGGATGAGAGATTTTCAACAAAAGCTGTTGAAAGGGTAATGAATGAAGAGCTGAACTGGAAAAGAAAGAAAAAGGTAATTGACAAGGTTGCAGCAGTTTATATTCTGCAAGGGTATCTTGACTTTTACAATGGAAACTAAGAATCTTTTGTGTGTGTTGATTTTGGTCTTCTTAAATGGTATATTAATGATAAAAATCTTACCAAGAAAAGCGAGTGATATTATTGAATATAGAAGAGCTTAAAAATGAAATTTACAAGCTCAAGAGAAAAAAGAACGCTTTGATAGTTGCTCACAATTACCAAATTGATGAAGTGCAGGAGATTGCTGATTTTGTGGGCGACTCTTTTTATCTTAGTAAAGTGTGCGCTGAACGTCCTGAAGAAGTTATAGTATTTTGTGGAGTTCACTTTATGGCTGAGAGTGCAAAGATACTTTCGCCACATAAAAAGGTGCTGTTACCAGAGATAGATGCTGGATGTCCTCTTGCTGATATGGTGACTGCAGAAGATGTTGAAAATTTAAAAAAGAAATATCCTGATTATTCAATTGTGTGTTATATTAACTCTCCTGCTTCTGTCAAAGCAAAATCAGATGTTATCTGTACTTCATCAAATGCTGTGAAAATTGTAAGGGAATTTCCCAATGACAAAATAATTTTTTTGCCAGACAAAAACTTAGGAAGTTTTGTTAAAAAACAGGTGCCTGAAAAAGACATCATTTTATGGGAAGGATTCTGTATTACCCATTACAAGATAAAAAAAGAAGATGTTGAAAAAGCGAAGTCTGCGCATCCAAATGCTTTGGTTTTGGTCCATCCTGAGTGTAGACCAGAAGTGGTTGAGCTTGCTGACTTTGTTGGAAGTACAAAACAGATAATAGATTTTGCTACTGCTTCAAAAGAAAAAGAGTTTATTATCGGAACAGAGATGGGAGTGCTGTACAGTTTAAAGAAGCTGAATCCCGACAAGAAGTTTTATATTCTTCATCCAGGGATGATTTGTCCTAATATGAAGAAGAATACCTTGCAATCGGTAAGAGATGCTCTATTGTATGAGAGATACCAGATAGAAGTTGAAGAAGAAATTATGCAAGGTGCGAAAAAAAGCACTTGCTAAGATGCTTGAAATGGGTTAATTTGTAAATTGGGGATGGTTAGTTTGGCAGAGTTTAAAAGGTTTTGCATTGAATTTGACTCTAATAGTGATGAGGTTTTAAATTTTGATGTAGTGATTATTGGAACAGGTGTTGCAGGGTTATACACTGCAGTCAATCTTGACAAAAGACTAAAAACTGCTCTTGTAACAAAAGAAACCATGCAGGTTAGCAATACCAATTTAGCCCAAGGCGGGATTGCAGCGCCACTTAGC
The DNA window shown above is from Caldicellulosiruptor owensensis OL and carries:
- the ruvX gene encoding Holliday junction resolvase RuvX, with the translated sequence MRILCLDIGNSRVGVAISDPLKITAQPVMTIELKNKDLFDELDKIFQRYSIEKVVIGYPLSKLHPDLKDEKLKKIDEISEKIGSRYNVEIVKWDERFSTKAVERVMNEELNWKRKKKVIDKVAAVYILQGYLDFYNGN
- the nadA gene encoding quinolinate synthase NadA, with amino-acid sequence MILLNIEELKNEIYKLKRKKNALIVAHNYQIDEVQEIADFVGDSFYLSKVCAERPEEVIVFCGVHFMAESAKILSPHKKVLLPEIDAGCPLADMVTAEDVENLKKKYPDYSIVCYINSPASVKAKSDVICTSSNAVKIVREFPNDKIIFLPDKNLGSFVKKQVPEKDIILWEGFCITHYKIKKEDVEKAKSAHPNALVLVHPECRPEVVELADFVGSTKQIIDFATASKEKEFIIGTEMGVLYSLKKLNPDKKFYILHPGMICPNMKKNTLQSVRDALLYERYQIEVEEEIMQGAKKSTC
- a CDS encoding aldo/keto reductase, which produces MQYIKLGSTSLYVSKICFGTLTIGPLQKKLSVEDGARLLAYAYQKGINFVDTAELYETYEYIRKSIQISGIRPVISTKSYAYDKKSAEFSLYKALKELDVDYIDLFMLHEQEGEHTFKGHYEAVEYFLKAKEKGYIKHFGISTHYVKAVKDAIKYPEIEVIHPIFNYKGIGIVDGTVDEMAEAIKQAYIHGKGIFAMKIFGGGNLLSNFRQALEFIFDFPYLHSVAIGMQSIFEVDYNIRCFEEKKVYLNKELLENVKTKKLHVESWCEGCGECALHCHQNALSVKDGKVVVDYSRCLCCGYCSSYCKLFALKVI